The nucleotide sequence CCCGGCCAAGTACAACATGGTCAGCATCCCTATCACCCATGGCATCAACATGAACCCAAGCACGAACGTGACGGACCCACCGAGCATGAGCGCTATCGAGACCCCTAGCATCAAGGAAGCCACGGCCGCCGGCGACGCCTGCGGCAGCCTCCGCCGCCGTGGAGTCGGTAGAGGAGAACGATAAGACATCTCCTCCGTTCCGATCCTCCCGACGCCGGGGGAGGGGGCCGAGGAGGAGCGGATGGCGAGTTGTGGGGAACGGAGGACGGCGAAAAGGATGGAGCAGAGCTCGTTGAGGAACCTCGACGTCTGGTCCTCCTCGCCTCTCGTCATCTCCCTCTTCGAAGCCCTGATCCCGATCCTAATCCCAACGCTGAGTGAAGGGGGgcgtggaggaggaggacgaagaagAAACGAACAGATCAGAGGCGGTGGGCGGAGAAAACAGACACGTTATATCCAGAATGCCCCAAAACGAAAAGTCCTCTACTATTATTACTAATATTATTGTTACTATTAtactattattttataattgtTTTTTTAATTTAGTGATTCATGAACAGAAatcattaattattattattattattattatttcaagcaCAAACCTTTTCTCATTTAATTTCTTGGGATGGAGCTTCGTTGAGATTCGTGCGTAGTAAGACGACAGGGGGGCGACTCGGCCGTCGAACGAGACAACGTGCGGAAGACCAAATCAGAAGGCCATGCTTGCGAGGCAAGGAATTGTCGCGTGCGAACTCATTGGAGCATTTGTCTTTTGGGGTTGGTGACGCATCCTTGTCTTTTTGGCCTTGCGAGAGATCTCTCCAACTCGAAGCTTTTGGAGGTTGTCGAACACCTCACTCTACCACTCCAAAATGTGCATAATATAGGTTGGATTTTTATAAGCTGCCTAATTGTGGGTTACTCGAACGATAAACTTCAATTTCTTTAGTTATCACGGAAATGAATCGAAATTTTTTCTTTCACTCAACAAtaacaaataaatattaataaaattataaatcaatatttaaatattttaagtttaattaaatatataatttttatgaatctcaatgatgataaaaaaattcATTTAATTAGGATTTACAACTTTATTGTGGTTGGTATCGTTGTCTAGCGAACAATATCTTTAGTTAAATCAATATAGttcaatttattatttaaattttttagtaaacTCTTCTTAGGCAACCCTATGATTTTCGAacacatttgtatcatttttttatgattctaAGTAGCAAAATTAACTCGATtagaaaaattatctaaaatttACCTTTTAAGTTGTATGATCTTATCATGGCTAACGATGTTCATTAGAAAAAATATCGTTTAAGTTGCAGGATCTTATCATGGCTAACAATGATGAACTATGTAAGATTCTCCAACCACAAAAACAATAAAACTGAGTTATATAGAACCGAACCAAGCCTTTGGGAGATATGGTTATCGATATTATTGAACTGTGTCTTAGAATAGATCCTGACCCTCAACTACACTAACATGAGATGACACCCTAATTAGTCTCACATGGATGATGGCCTACAATGTGGCATGAGCCATCAAGTACGTGCCAAAGGAAGAAGTCACCACATACAAGAAATCAGAAAATAGCATTTCTTTTGAAGGCAAGAGGTTAATGTCATGTGAAATATAATAAGTATAATGCTTAAAAGAGAAGCATCAGAAAGATGCACCCATCTGAATCTGATAATACAACATTGGTTTTGGTAAGTTCTGCCCAAAATTTATTACATTAGAACACATGAGCTTGCAGCAGTTTTATTTAAACATATACATACAAAAGCTGTCGATACATATACGACATTCTTTGGGCAGGTGCTTTCATTTTT is from Musa acuminata AAA Group cultivar baxijiao chromosome BXJ3-8, Cavendish_Baxijiao_AAA, whole genome shotgun sequence and encodes:
- the LOC103996048 gene encoding uncharacterized protein LOC103996048 isoform X1 produces the protein MTRGEEDQTSRFLNELCSILFAVLRSPQLAIRSSSAPSPGVGRIGTEEMSYRSPLPTPRRRRLPQASPAAVASLMLGVSIALMLGGSVTFVLGFMLMPWVIGMLTMLYLAGIVMTVSELGRAILFPSTTKEVKDGIILERLGWLSVTSQFPRCP
- the LOC103996048 gene encoding uncharacterized protein LOC103996048 isoform X2, whose product is MTRGEEDQTSRFLNELCSILFAVLRSPQLAIRSSSAPSPGVGRIGTEEMSYRSPLPTPRRRRLPQASPAAVASLMLGVSIALMLGGSVTFVLGFMLMPWVIGMLTMLYLAGIVMTVSELGRAILFPSTTKEVKGKLPSKLPAD